Part of the Kineococcus endophyticus genome is shown below.
ACTGTGGCGTGACCACGACCGCGGGGTGAGTCTCAGCTGAGCTCGCTGACGGTGGTGGCGATCTGGTCAGCTGCGGACCGCAGTCGTTGTGGGGTGAGTCCTGCGTAGCCGAGGACCAGTCCCGGGTGGCCTGGCCGCACTCGGTGTCGGTTGAGGGGGTCGACCAGGACGCCCTGGCGGCCCAAGCGGTCGGTGAGTTCCACCTCGTCGAGGTCATACCCGTTCAGGTTCAGGACGAGGTGCAGGCCGGCGTCCAGGCCGCTGACGCGGGCGCCGGGCAGGGCCTTTCGCAAGGCTGCGACGAACTCGTCGCGCCGTCCGCGCTGGTGACGGCGGGTCAGGCGCAGGTGCCGTTCGTAGCTGCCGTCGGTGAGCATCTGCGCCAACGCCAGCTGCGGCAGTAGCGGGCTGGCGATGTCGCTGGCGTGCTTGGCTTCCAGCAGTTCGTCGCGCAGCCAGGTCGGTGCCACGATCCAGCCCAGACGCAGCGCGGGGGCCAGGGTCTTGGAGACGCTGCCTGTGTGCAGCACCCGATCCGGGGCCGCAGCATGCACCGAAGCGACAGGGCTGCGGTCGTAGCGGTGTTCGGCGTCGTAGTCGTCCTCCACGATCAACCCGTCGTGCTCGCTGGCCCACTGCAGCAGCTTCTGGCGCCGTGACGCGCTGAGCGCGACTCCGGTCGGGTACTGGTGGGCGGGAGTGAGCACGACCGCCGCGCGTACTGCGTGAGGTCTGCTGCTGGAGTTGGGTGGGTCGCGGTGGGCTGACGTGGGGGCAGGAGCGTGGCGAGCAGGTCGGTGCGCGCGCCGTGCTCGTCGACGGGGACCGGGACGGGGCGAAGGCCCCAGTAGGTGAGTTCGTCGCGGGCGCCGCGGCTGCCGGGGTCCTCGACCCCGATGCCGTCCAGCCCGCGCCGGCGCAGGACGTGAGCGGTCAGGGCCAGGGCTTGGGCAACTCCCGCCACGACGATGACGTCCTCGGGGGTGGTGCTGATGCCGCGGTGCACAGCCAGCCAGGAGACCAGCTGCTGTCGCAGCCCCAGGTCGCCGGCCGGCCCGCCGTAGCGCAGGACGCTGGCGTCGGCGGCGTGCAGGGCATTGCGCTCGGCGCGCAACCAGGGCGCGCGGGGGAAGCGGGTCAGGTCCGGGACGCCGGGGTCAGGTCCAGGATCGTCGGGGTGGTGTGCGCCGACGGCTGTCCTGCGGGCGACCTTGCTGATGACCTTGCTGGTGACCTTGCTGGTGACCCCGTCGGGGTTCGCGGAGCGGCCGTGCGGGATGAGGGGCCAGGTCGTGGATCGTGCGGGTGGGCCGATGGCCGACGGACGCGGGTGCCTGCTCGCGCTCGACCAGAGGTGAGACCTTCCTCGCCGAGGCGTTGATAGGCCTGCACCACCACGCCGCGGGCCCAGCCCAGGTCAGCGGCCAGGACGCGGGTGGCCGGTAGCGGCGCACCGTCAGGGACCTGCCCGGTGGTGATCGCCTCTCGCAGGCGAGCCGCCAGCCACATCGAGCGACCCCGGGCCGGGGCGCTGGCGGGGTCTAGCTGCAGGAAGTCGCTGCCAGATCCACGGGTCTGCTGCATGATCAGGTGACAGCTACGTCACGCGGTCAGGGCAACCGACGAGGTCATGATGGTCTCGTACTCGATAGGGGTCGACCGGCCCAACCCGCTCTGCCGACGGCGCCGGTGGTATATCCGCTCGATCCACGTCACGATCGCGATCCGCACCTCCTCCCGCCTAGGCCAGGACTGCCAGTCCAATACGTTGTTCTGTAGCAGTTCGAAGAAGCTTCCCGTCGTCGCGTTGTCCCCGGCCGCCCCGACGCGCCCCATGGAGCCAACCAGGCCATGACGGCCCAGCGCCCGGACGAATTCCTTGACCGAAATTGCGACCCGCGATCGGAGTGGATCACGCAGCCGGCCACGTCGACGTCCTCAATCTGGCGCCGAGCAATGGCATTGGACAGAGCTTCGACCTCCGGCGCAAGCTTCCAGGTCCGGTCAACGGTGGCCAACCTCAGTGCCCCCCGGCTCTTCATGGGTTTGCCCCTGATTCGGTTTGTGGTGCTCAGCTCAGGTGGGTAGCGAGCCGCTGAAGGTAGGCGTTGGTCCAGGCGGTGGCCTCTTCGAGGGTGGGGTGGACGTCCAGGCCGGTGGCGGCGTCGGTGTAGCGGCTGTCCCACCCGGGTCCGGGGGTGACAGCGGCCGGGAGGGGGTGGTCGCGGCGGAAGGCGAACAGACGTTGCACTGCTTGGGCGACTTCGGGGTCGTCTGCGCCGGGGGCGAGTAGTTGCAGGTCGACGAGGTCGTGGGCGCGTTCACTGCCGGGTGCGGTGCAGGCGTGGATTTTCTGCGCGATCTGCAGGGCCGCTGGGAGCAGGCGGACTGGCCCGGGGGCGGGGAGGCCGAGGTCGGCGAAGAGGGTGGTGACGTCGTCGGCGAGGTGGTGTTCGAGGGGGCCGCCGAGGGCGTTGAGTTCGTCGTAGCCGATCTCCAGGGGCAGGCTGAGGAAGGCCTTGCCGTGGTAGCGCAGCTTGATGGTGAAGGGGCGCATGACGTAGCCGGTGGGCACCCCGGCGGGGATAGGGGACACGCCGGGGATCACGCGACCGGTGAAGTTGCCCCAGCCGGTCTCCAACGCGGTGGCGAGCTCGGTGACGAAGACGTCGACGTCCTCGCGCACGGCGGTGTCCAGATCTCGGCTGTCGCGAGTGAAGGCATCGCCCAAACGCAACTTCATCCCGGCACCACCCTTGATAGCCCCACCGGGCAGAAGCTGGGCGACGACGATCTGGGCGATGGTGACCTGCAGGCGGCTGGTGGTCTGCGCCCGGGTACGGGCGGCGGTGGTGATGCGCCGCTGCAGGACCGAGAGGCTGCCGGGGTCAGCAGGGGAGGGGCGGGTGCTCACAGGGTGACCTCGGTGCTGGTCGCTGTCGGACGTTCGGCCGGAGTTCTGGTCGTGGTTCTGGTCGTGGTTCTGGTCGTGGTCCCGGTCGTGGTTACGCCTGTGGAACCGGCGGTGACGGCGGCGCTGGTCGCAGCAGTTGTACCGGCAAGAACCCCGCCGCTTCTCCTCCGACCCGACTGCTTACCCTCTGCGCCCCGATAACCCTGCTCGTCCTGACCACCCCGATCTGCACCCAGCTCAGCCAGCAGCCGTGCAGCGCTGTCCTGATCAATCAGGCGGCGTTCGCGGGCGTCGTGGACGGCCTGGGTGAGGCGGTCGGTCATGACGTGGTCGCGACAGGCGCGTAGGGCAGCGGGGATGGTCATGGCCGGGACGCCGTCGATGTCCGTGACCTCCTCCGGGCTCAGGTGGCGGCGGATGAGGTGAATGGTGGGGGGCAGGGTGGCGCGGATGCGGTCGGGGGTGGCCACAGTGATACGACGGGGGTTGACCAGGGCGAGGTCGTGCAGGGCCAGGACAGCGTCGTCGGCGATGACGGCGTGCGGGCCGGCGAGGGCGACCGCTTCGGCGTACTCGCTCAGCGGGGTGGGGGGGACCTCGGTCATGCGGTAGATGCCATGGCCGAGGCGTTCAAGGGCGCCGCGGTGGGCGAGCTTGCGCAGCTCTACTGCGGGCACGCCGAGGCGGTCGGCGTCGGGGATGGTGATGACGCCGTGGGTGTCGAAGGCGCGCCAGCGCAGGGTCTGCCGGTAGCTCATGCTGTCGCACCCCCACCCGCGGCTCTCACAAGACAGTTTGATGGCGTAAGCGTACCACTTCCAGTACGTATGAGACGGAAAGGTAGCTACCCTGGGTCACGCCGCGAGCCCGGGTGTACACCGGTGACGCCATCGTGTCCGACTCCGTCGACGAGCCCGGCAACGTCATGGCCGCGGGGTACGGACGATGGTGCACACCCGGTCCTGCAGCAACGCCTGCGAGACGTCACCGCGGACCCTCTCGCTCCTGAGGAACAATGGCAGTGGGCCGACGATCAGAGCCCGCGCGTCCGCGAGGGCCTCGCTCAGCGCGGCGACCTCACCCAGCCCGTCGCCGAACACCTGGCCCATGACCGCTCCGCAGCCGTCCGCCGCGCACTGGCGGCCAACACCGCCTGCCCTGAAGCCGTCCTCCTGGGCCTCCTCGAGGACCGAACCTGGGCTGTGCGCAACGAGGCCGCCACCAACACGGCCGCCACGGCGCGAGTACACGAAGCAGCCCTCAACGATGCGCCCAACGACGTGGGCCGCAACGTCGCGCAGCTAGGAGATCGACTTTCCGCGGCGACTGTCCAACTGATCCTCGGCCACCCCGCGGTCGTGCTGAGAGCCGACCTCGCCGAGACGACCGTGGAGCCCATCGTTCTGATGCAGCTAGCCTCAGACCCCAGCCCCCGGGTGCGAGCATCGGCAGCCGCGAACGCCGGCACCGCGCGATTCTTCCGGAAGGAGGCGCTCTCACCCGTCACCGCTGCCTTGTTGGAGCAGCTCTGTCAGGACCCTCGCTCAGAGGTCAGAAGCGTCGTCGCCAAGTCCTCCGACCTGCCCACAGACCTCGTCAGGCGCCTGGCCCAAGACTCCTCAGCCGTCGTCCGGTGGTGGACGCTGGTGCACCACCCCGACGATGAGGTCATCGCCCGGCAACTGCTCGACGACAGCGATCCCACCAACGCCGCTCAGGCGGCCGCGAACCTCAGAGCGCTCGGTAGGAGCTGAGTCCCATCGCTGAGTGAGCGCCAACTCACCACCGCACGGTCATCCCGCCGTCCGCGCGCTCGGCGACCTCGCGGTCTTGTCTAGCAGCAGCCATCACCGGTCGTCGCGCGGCCCTCCACCAGAACGAACGTTGTGCAGCAAGATCACCAGCAGGAAGGGAACGTAGGCGGCCAGCACTCCGAACACCCACGACGTTGCCTGCGTCTGGGACAGTCCCTTCTCGCGGGTATAGGCCGTCACCATCGCCATGACCAGAAGCAGGGCCTGGGTCCAGGCGTAGCCGGGGGGCCGGGTGAAAGCGCCGCTGAAGATCGGCATCTTGCCGGGTGCATTGGCGCGAACCAGTCGTGCGCCCACCCAGATCGACAGGCCTACCGTCAGCGCGAGGGGCAGTAGCCAGATCACAGGTCCAACCTCGCAGACAACGCGCCCTGGTCGGGGCCCCTTGCGGACTTCACGGTCATCCCGCGGTGCGCGCAGCGCACGGTCATCCCGCGGTGCGCGCAGCGCACGGTCATCCCGCGGTGCGCGCAGCGCACGGTCATCCCGCGGTGCGCGCAGCGCACGGTCATCCCGCGGTGCGGGAACTGTCACCTGCCCCAAAATCGACCCAAAGCGGGACCCCGCGAAGTCGCGGCCAGCAGCTGCCGTCCGCGCGGCCCGGAGCGGTGAAGGCGGACCCGATGATGGGTGCGTGAGTCCCCGCCGTCCATCGCCTGGCCATCGCGAGCTCGAGGCGGCCATTGAGGAGCTGGAGGAGCTGTACGCCCAGCTGCCGGCGCTGTCCTGCCTGGGCCTGTGCGAGGCCTCCTGCGGTGAGCACATCGACGCCTCCACCGCCGAACGGCGCCGCCTGCTGGACGCCGGCGTCGACCTCGACGCCCCCACACCCGACGGAGCGTGTCCGGCACTGACGCGGACGTTCGGGACGGGGCGGTGCAGCGTGCACGCCATCCGCCCCACCATCTGTCGGCTGTGGGGTGCGACGGCCTCGATGCCCTGCTTACACGGCTGCCGACCTGAGGGCGGTCTGGTCGACGATGCGACCGCGATGCGGTGGATGATCACCAGCCTGCAGATCGGTGGGCACGGTGACCACCTCGACGACCCAGCCGTGCGCGAGCTACTCGAGCTGGCCCTGACCGACCCGCTAGCCGCGGGCCTGTTCAGCCGGTTCCTGCGCGGGGATCGCAGCGTCATCGGGCAGCTGTACGAGCGGATGGTCGCGCTGCGGGTCTGACCCCTGGGTAGGAGGTCAGCACGTCCTCACCACCCGCAGATCCGAAGAGCCGTCATAGGGTTGGCGGTGACGTCGAGGAGGCGCGTCGGAACTCCATGGTGCTGAAGCACGGCCAGCATGTGCATGTCGGTAGCGGAGGCCCCAAGGTCGCGGCCCAGTCCCCACCTCCGAGCCTCTTCCAGGATTTTGAGCTCTCGTGCTCGAAGTGTCTCTTCCGTTACCTCTCCCGAGGCTTCGACCTGCCGAATCAAGGATGAGGTGAGAGGCCACGCTGCATCATTCTGGCCACGCCAGGCGTAGGTTCGATCACTCGACAGGAGTGCAATATGGCTGATGAGCCTGAAAAGTTCTTCTGGTGTTGATATTCTGATTCCCCAGCCATGCGCTTCCCAGTCCACGCGTTGCATCGCCATGATCGGATCGTAGGGGTAGAACGGACCGGTGGTGGGTGAATTGGATATGTCACTGGCGGATCGGAGGGCTGTGAGTCCCGTGCAGCACCTGGCACCACTTGCCAGGTTCGCGCTGGCCAGAGCGCCGCAGGTGGGACAGGCCAGCGGCGTGATCAAACCGGCACGGCTCCGGGTGACTTCTGTAGTGTCAGGAAGAGCGTACTTCTTTTGGAAGGGAACTCCCGATGTCTGGCGCGACCGAGGCCGAAGAGCCGGCCACTGGCCTTGCTCGAGTAGGGCAAGGACTCGTCGAACAGCTCCTACGCCTGGGCATGGACGGGTTCGGTCCGTTCAAGAGCGCGCAGGAGTCTGCCCTGGGCGCGCTCGAGGGGCGTACACGGGAGCAAGCTGTCGCACGGCTCATCCGCAACCACTGCCTTGTGGCGGGTAGTCAGGGTGCGGTTACCAGTCTTGGGGGTTTCATAGTCATGCCGGCGACGTTGCCGGCCAACCTCGGCGCGAGTTACCTGATCCAAACCCATCTGGCTGCCTCGATCGCCCACGTCTATGGCCACGACCTCAAGAGCGAGGAGGTACGGACCGCCGTCCTCATGTGCCTGCTGGGCAACGCCGGAACCGAGGTACTCAAGCAGGTCGGTATCACGGTCAGCACCAAGTACACGATGACCATCATCAAGCGCATCCCCATCAGGGTGATCCGCAAGGTCAACAAGAAGGTCGGCTTCTACCTCGTGGCGAAGTACGGCACCACGCGCGCTGTCGTCACGCTCGGCAAGGGGGTGCCGCTGGTCGGAGCCGCTGTGGGCGGAACCATCGACGCTGTCGCGACCAAGGCCGTTGGATCCTTCTCCTGTAGTTTCTTTGACGGGGTTGGCGAAGAATCGCGAGAGGTCAGAAAGTCCTAACCGTCACGAGGTAAGCCGCGCGACCCTCGTGTGGCCGTACTCGTACTACCGGCCTTAACACTACGGGTGAACCGGTTCGGGGTGGGGTGAGCCAGTGGGAGACATCGGCTCCGATGCGCTGTGAGGTTTCACTCAGGAGCCGCAGCACTCTCTGAGTGCCGCTGGGAGGCCGAGGCTGGCCGGTGAGCCCCCTGGGGAAACATAGCGAGGGAGCTGAGCGTGCGGCTGCACGACCGACTGTCCGAGGACAGTACGTACAGCTGACAGCGCCGGTCCATGACCGGCGTGGCTCTGCTCCGGAGGCCCTGAGCGATGGGGTGGGGTGCGACCAGTCTGGCTGCACCCCACCCCATCGCGTCTCAAGATCCGGTCTGCGAGGAAGTTTCGTCAAGGTGGTCCGATCACGCGGGGCCTTCGGCAATCTCGTGCCAAGACAGTTCGCGGGTGGGTTCGTCCAGGAACCAGGCGTAGGTCCCGGTGCCGAGGTCCTTGAGGCGTTTGCGGGCGGGTTGGCTGTTGCGGGACTCGAAGGCGGTCACGAAGTGGCAGGTTTCGGGTTTGATGCGTTGTTCTTCGGCCCACTTCAGGAGGTCGTCACGGCGCCGGTCGCTGATGGGGCCGTCGGTGTGGACGGCCTCGATGATCCAGAACTCGACCGGGTTCGCACCGATGTCGACGAGGACGGCGTCGGGTAGCAAGGTCGCCTGGTCGATGGTCAGTCCGAGTCGAGTGAGTACGGCTGCGTCGGCCACGAGGATCTTACGGCTTGGCTCAGAGATGGTGAGGACGACCGGATCGTGGAGGCGGGCCGGGGCCCACTGTTCGACAACGCCTTTGAGGATGCGCGAGGCCGTTCCTGGTTCCAGTGTTCGGGTGGACCCGTCGGGCATGGTGACCCGTACCGCGTGGGTGGCTTGGTCGCGCTGCTGCGCGGTGGCGATCCGGAGGCGGTCGCCCGGGTCCATGTGTGTCGAGCGCCAGGCTTCGATGGTCTGCTCCAGGGCGGGACCTGTCAGGGTGGGGGCAAAGAGGTCTGCGAACTCGCTCGCCAGGGCCCATCGGGGTTTGCTGCTGCTGGTGGGTAGGCCGGGACGTTCACGGATGGCGCCGTGGTCCAGCCATCTGGTGAAGGTCTCATCACGCAGGGTCTCGCGGCTGTTGTCGGCGTACCAGTGTTCAGCTCGCACGCCCCACTGGGCCATCAGGTCGTCGACCTTCTTCTTGGTGTTGGTCAGCATGGCCTCGCGCCAGGCGGTGCGGTCTTGGTCGCTGTTGCGGGCCAGGACAGCGTCGGACATCCGCAGGCACATCGAGGGGCGGGCCCACACCTGGTCGTCGGGGACTGGGCTCTGCTCGGGCGCGACGGCGCCGACATAGATGAGCGCCACGACCGATGCTGCGGCCAGAGGGTTGGCGTGGACGGGGTCGAAGGCGGCCCGGGGGAAAATCATCGCCAGGCGTGCGGAGCATTCCTCGCGTGTGGGCAGGGTGCGGAACGTCACGAGGTGGTCACCGGCCGGTAAGTACGGGACACGGCGTCTTCAAGCTCTTGACCGGACAGTTGTTCCCAGGCGGCGAGAACGTCGCGACCAGGAAGCGGCAGGGTCTCCAGTTCATAGGCGCTGACCGCCACGCTGCCCGAGACGCAGCGCATGACTCGGTCCATCGTGGTGGTGCTCAGCAACCGGAGAAGCCCTTCGTGCGACATGGCGGGAGTTTCGGCCGTTGTTCCGGACGAAACGTCAGGCGGGGTGATGGGTCTCAGTACGTTGACGTGGTTCTCCACGACGACGCGACCACCCCACCGGTCTAGGTCGGCAGCACTCAGCCCAGCAACTACTAGACGACGGGGTTGCTCGGGAGCGGTGGTCCGCTGAGCCAAGATCGCAGGCCCTGCGAGCACCATGACCTTGAGGTCTGAGGCACCGGTCAGGGCGAGGTGTCGTAGGGAATCGCGAGCCCGGTCGCGGTGCAGGGTTCCACCGTCGATGTCGGCGGCCCAGATCACCTGTGCCGACGGCGTTGCCGGGTCGGTGCTGGCGGTGGTGCTCAGGTCCTCGGCGCGGCGGTTCCACACCAACGGTCCGGTGGAGGCTTTCCACCCTGCTTCGGCCAGTGTCAGAGGCAGCGCGTTCGCGGCCGCAGCGATCGCGGCGTCATCGGAGCGGCGAGGAAGCAGCCAGGGAGTCGCCTTGCGAGGTGTCTTCACCTGGGCGACCTCTTGCACCGCCTCCCGCAGCGTCTGCCTCAGCGTCTCCTGTGGCGGTGAGTCCTGACCCTTGGTGCTCTGCTGAGCGCCCGCAGCGCGGGGGGTGTCTTCGATGCGGGTGACCTTAGTCCGCAGTGCCCGCTTGCGGGTGAAGACCGACAGGCAGGTCTCCTGGAGGACGCCGGCGAAGACGTCGTCGCGGCTGGCGACGAAGGCGACGTCGCGCAGGCTGGTCGTGGTGGCCAGGGTGCGGCGCAGGTTGGTGAAGTAGCGCCCGGCCATGAACGAGGTGGGCACCAGTGCGGCAAGGGCGCCGTCTGGTTCCAGCGTGTCTAGGGCGGCGCCCATGAACAGGCCGTAGAGGTTGGCGTGGCCGTAGACGATCTTGGCGAAGCGTTCGCGGTCGGCCTCCTCGAGGCGGACCCGTCCGTAGGGGGGGTTCATCAGGACCGCCCGGGCAGGGGACAGATCGGCGGCCAGACCGTCGCCGACGCGGACCAGAGCGGGCAGCGGGCGGCGCAGGCGGGTCGGTAGGGCGGCAAGCAGCGGAAGCATCTCAGCGGCCAAGATCACGTTGGCCAACCAGACTGCCTGGGGGTCGTTATCGATGCCCTCGATCTTGGCGGGCAGACCCGCCAAGGCCAGTGGGGTCTCAACGCGCCGAAGGGCGCGCACCTGCTCCTGTACGACCGGCAGTAGAAGGGCGCCGGCACCGCAGGCGGGGTCGCGGACGAGTCCGGACAACATTCGGGACTTCGCGGTGGCCCCCAGGGAGCGGCGGGTCATCTGCCACAGCTGCTCGGCCAAGTGCTGTGGGGTGTAGTGACGTCCGTGGCGGGATCGGACGGTGGGGGTCAGAGCGCCGACGTAGGCCCCGCCCAGTCCGTAGCCGTCCAGGTCGTTGATGGTCGGGTCAGGGACATCGGCCAGGTCGGCGACCTCGGCGGTGATGGGCCCTTCTACAGCGGTCATCACGTCCAGCCACTGTCCGTCCAGCCCTGCGGCCTGTGCCCGCTCGCGCCACCAGCCGGGCACCGCCGCCAGGATGACCGCTGCCCGGGGGGCCAGCGGTCCAGCAGGGTCGACCGAGCCCAAGACGACACGGGCGGTGCGATTGTTGACCGGTGCCGTGGTGACCCGAGCGGCCAGGGACGCGCCGGCACGCAGCGCCGTCACGCTGCGGTCCTGGTGGTCTTGCTCAAGCCGGCGGCGATGAGCGTCGCTGCCAGCTCGCTGACCGACAAGCCCTGGCCCTCCGCGGCGATCCTCAGCTGCTCAGCGTCGGCCAGGGGCATGCGGATGAGAACGGCTTTGCGCTCACCACGCCAGTGCGAGCGCCGGTGGGGTGCGTCAGAAGTCAGGGCCACGGTCGCAACTTGTATCACCTTCGACCGTCACAGCGCCGTAGGCGCGCACGGTTGGCGAGCTGGCGCGGGGGGCCAGTACCGACGCGGCCCCCGACGCCCCCATGCGGCTACTCGAAGCGCCACTCCCGGCCGTCATCCTGCTTGTGCCACCACGGGTCGATGTCGTCACCGTGCACGCCCCACCGGTTGAGCCGGTGCGTACCGTCGTGCTCGGGCTCGTCGTCGAGCTCCAGGGCGAGCGTCGGCCGGGCAGTCAGCGAAGCGATCAGGTGCCGTCCAACGGGTGATGGGACGTTGATCGTCCGGCCCTCGTCGGTGTGGATCTCGTAGTCCTCATGGGGGCTGTTCTCGATTGGTCCGGCGGCGCGGACGGTGTAGTTGCGCATCATGGGGATCAGCATGTCGAGGATGGCTGGGTGCGTCTCGGGCTTGCGTGCCCACACCTGTGCAGCGCCCGGGAGGGCCGTCGAGGCTTCGCCAGCGGGCCCAGGGCGAGGCCGGCGGGGGTGACGGGCCAGCGGGACGCCGGTGGTGCGGGCCAACGTGAAGACGGTGACGGTGTTCAGCATGTTCGGGCTCCGCACGACCCCGTGGCAGGAGGTCCAGGCGCATCAGCAGGCCCACCGGCGGGCGGCAGCAGTCGGCGGGGCCGGGGACTGGACGGGCGCTGGCCAGGACGGCACAAGGGGTCGGGGTGATGGGATCGTGGGCGGCATGAGCCGGGACGCGGACCTGCGCATGGACGGGCGTCTGCGCGCAGGTCAGGACCGGCGCGATGGCCCCGCGGCGGCTGTGCCCGGGGTGGGGCGGTTTGAGGCGGCGGTGGCGCGGCTGGAGGACCTGTACGCCCAGCTCCCGGCCCTGGAGTG
Proteins encoded:
- a CDS encoding PLP-dependent aminotransferase family protein, translating into MLTPAHQYPTGVALSASRRQKLLQWASEHDGLIVEDDYDAEHRYDRSPVASVHAAAPDRVLHTGSVSKTLAPALRLGWIVAPTWLRDELLEAKHASDIASPLLPQLALAQMLTDGSYERHLRLTRRHQRGRRDEFVAALRKALPGARVSGLDAGLHLVLNLNGYDLDEVELTDRLGRQGVLVDPLNRHRVRPGHPGLVLGYAGLTPQRLRSAADQIATTVSELS
- a CDS encoding GntR family transcriptional regulator translates to MQQTRGSGSDFLQLDPASAPARGRSMWLAARLREAITTGQVPDGAPLPATRVLAADLGWARGVVVQAYQRLGEEGLTSGRARAGTRVRRPSAHPHDPRPGPSSRTAAPRTPTGSPARSPARSSARSPAGQPSAHTTPTILDLTPASRT
- a CDS encoding nucleotidyl transferase AbiEii/AbiGii toxin family protein → MSTRPSPADPGSLSVLQRRITTAARTRAQTTSRLQVTIAQIVVAQLLPGGAIKGGAGMKLRLGDAFTRDSRDLDTAVREDVDVFVTELATALETGWGNFTGRVIPGVSPIPAGVPTGYVMRPFTIKLRYHGKAFLSLPLEIGYDELNALGGPLEHHLADDVTTLFADLGLPAPGPVRLLPAALQIAQKIHACTAPGSERAHDLVDLQLLAPGADDPEVAQAVQRLFAFRRDHPLPAAVTPGPGWDSRYTDAATGLDVHPTLEEATAWTNAYLQRLATHLS
- a CDS encoding type IV toxin-antitoxin system AbiEi family antitoxin domain-containing protein; this encodes MSYRQTLRWRAFDTHGVITIPDADRLGVPAVELRKLAHRGALERLGHGIYRMTEVPPTPLSEYAEAVALAGPHAVIADDAVLALHDLALVNPRRITVATPDRIRATLPPTIHLIRRHLSPEEVTDIDGVPAMTIPAALRACRDHVMTDRLTQAVHDARERRLIDQDSAARLLAELGADRGGQDEQGYRGAEGKQSGRRRSGGVLAGTTAATSAAVTAGSTGVTTTGTTTRTTTRTTTRTPAERPTATSTEVTL
- a CDS encoding YkgJ family cysteine cluster protein codes for the protein MSPRRPSPGHRELEAAIEELEELYAQLPALSCLGLCEASCGEHIDASTAERRRLLDAGVDLDAPTPDGACPALTRTFGTGRCSVHAIRPTICRLWGATASMPCLHGCRPEGGLVDDATAMRWMITSLQIGGHGDHLDDPAVRELLELALTDPLAAGLFSRFLRGDRSVIGQLYERMVALRV
- a CDS encoding FRG domain-containing protein, whose translation is MAMQRVDWEAHGWGIRISTPEELFRLISHIALLSSDRTYAWRGQNDAAWPLTSSLIRQVEASGEVTEETLRARELKILEEARRWGLGRDLGASATDMHMLAVLQHHGVPTRLLDVTANPMTALRICGW
- a CDS encoding EcsC family protein: MSGATEAEEPATGLARVGQGLVEQLLRLGMDGFGPFKSAQESALGALEGRTREQAVARLIRNHCLVAGSQGAVTSLGGFIVMPATLPANLGASYLIQTHLAASIAHVYGHDLKSEEVRTAVLMCLLGNAGTEVLKQVGITVSTKYTMTIIKRIPIRVIRKVNKKVGFYLVAKYGTTRAVVTLGKGVPLVGAAVGGTIDAVATKAVGSFSCSFFDGVGEESREVRKS
- a CDS encoding BsuBI/PstI family type II restriction endonuclease, which gives rise to MTFRTLPTREECSARLAMIFPRAAFDPVHANPLAAASVVALIYVGAVAPEQSPVPDDQVWARPSMCLRMSDAVLARNSDQDRTAWREAMLTNTKKKVDDLMAQWGVRAEHWYADNSRETLRDETFTRWLDHGAIRERPGLPTSSSKPRWALASEFADLFAPTLTGPALEQTIEAWRSTHMDPGDRLRIATAQQRDQATHAVRVTMPDGSTRTLEPGTASRILKGVVEQWAPARLHDPVVLTISEPSRKILVADAAVLTRLGLTIDQATLLPDAVLVDIGANPVEFWIIEAVHTDGPISDRRRDDLLKWAEEQRIKPETCHFVTAFESRNSQPARKRLKDLGTGTYAWFLDEPTRELSWHEIAEGPA
- a CDS encoding Eco57I restriction-modification methylase domain-containing protein, producing the protein MTALRAGASLAARVTTAPVNNRTARVVLGSVDPAGPLAPRAAVILAAVPGWWRERAQAAGLDGQWLDVMTAVEGPITAEVADLADVPDPTINDLDGYGLGGAYVGALTPTVRSRHGRHYTPQHLAEQLWQMTRRSLGATAKSRMLSGLVRDPACGAGALLLPVVQEQVRALRRVETPLALAGLPAKIEGIDNDPQAVWLANVILAAEMLPLLAALPTRLRRPLPALVRVGDGLAADLSPARAVLMNPPYGRVRLEEADRERFAKIVYGHANLYGLFMGAALDTLEPDGALAALVPTSFMAGRYFTNLRRTLATTTSLRDVAFVASRDDVFAGVLQETCLSVFTRKRALRTKVTRIEDTPRAAGAQQSTKGQDSPPQETLRQTLREAVQEVAQVKTPRKATPWLLPRRSDDAAIAAAANALPLTLAEAGWKASTGPLVWNRRAEDLSTTASTDPATPSAQVIWAADIDGGTLHRDRARDSLRHLALTGASDLKVMVLAGPAILAQRTTAPEQPRRLVVAGLSAADLDRWGGRVVVENHVNVLRPITPPDVSSGTTAETPAMSHEGLLRLLSTTTMDRVMRCVSGSVAVSAYELETLPLPGRDVLAAWEQLSGQELEDAVSRTYRPVTTS